In Colwellia sp. M166, a genomic segment contains:
- a CDS encoding lytic murein transglycosylase — MNSSKYLLQKIVNFSLVRKVIAIVAFIPMFSHASIADENFLQCKANLAKRAGSSGFSTYITKTVIDDIAPLKRVIALDKKQPEFTQTFAQYIKARVTAYHVRVGKEKLKSHKALFDRLEEKYAVPRQYLVSFWGLETVFGKHKGKMSVLNALATLACDQRRSEFFTLELLNLFTLIESKKVSVEQLQGSWAGAMGHMQFMPTAFLTYAVDGDNDGKVDIWQSEVDALTTAANYLHNIGWQSKERWGREVKLPDNFAFEKVAFDQYYSLTHFQQLGVQQTNNQALPAYDIQAELYLPSGYQGPAFLLYPNFNVIMKWNLSKSYALSVGILANKLVGAKGVEFIAKAQNQAKPYSITEMKNLQSQLNTLGFDTGEPDGIWGPKSRKAIRSFQLQHQLIADGYPNKALILAVDSVINARKTHTTNNNQES, encoded by the coding sequence ATGAACTCATCGAAGTACCTGCTCCAAAAAATAGTTAATTTTTCCCTTGTTCGAAAAGTCATCGCTATAGTAGCGTTTATCCCTATGTTTTCACATGCCAGCATTGCAGATGAAAATTTTCTTCAGTGTAAAGCTAATTTAGCTAAACGTGCTGGTAGCTCGGGTTTTTCTACTTACATCACCAAAACCGTTATTGATGATATTGCACCACTTAAACGGGTGATCGCATTAGATAAAAAACAACCTGAGTTTACCCAAACCTTTGCGCAATATATTAAAGCCAGAGTAACCGCGTATCATGTCCGCGTAGGCAAAGAAAAACTTAAAAGTCATAAAGCGCTATTTGATCGTTTAGAAGAAAAATACGCCGTTCCGCGTCAATACTTAGTGTCTTTTTGGGGCTTAGAAACTGTTTTTGGCAAACATAAAGGCAAAATGTCAGTATTAAATGCACTAGCAACACTGGCTTGTGATCAGCGTCGTAGTGAGTTCTTCACTTTAGAATTATTAAATCTATTTACCTTAATTGAAAGCAAAAAAGTTTCTGTCGAACAACTACAAGGCTCTTGGGCTGGGGCAATGGGACATATGCAGTTTATGCCAACCGCTTTTTTAACATATGCCGTTGACGGCGACAACGACGGTAAAGTCGATATTTGGCAAAGTGAAGTAGATGCGCTAACCACAGCAGCAAATTACTTACATAATATCGGTTGGCAAAGTAAAGAGCGTTGGGGCAGAGAAGTTAAACTTCCTGATAATTTTGCCTTTGAAAAAGTCGCTTTTGACCAATATTATTCACTCACACACTTTCAACAATTAGGCGTACAGCAAACAAATAATCAAGCATTGCCTGCTTATGACATTCAGGCTGAGCTTTACCTTCCTTCTGGTTATCAAGGACCGGCATTTTTACTCTACCCCAATTTCAATGTCATCATGAAATGGAACTTGTCGAAAAGTTATGCCCTCTCGGTTGGCATATTAGCCAATAAACTCGTTGGCGCTAAAGGTGTAGAATTTATAGCAAAAGCTCAAAATCAAGCGAAGCCTTACAGTATTACCGAAATGAAAAACCTACAAAGCCAACTGAATACGTTAGGCTTTGACACCGGCGAACCTGATGGCATTTGGGGACCAAAAAGCCGAAAAGCCATTCGCTCATTCCAATTACAACACCAACTGATTGCTGATGGCTATCCAAATAAAGCGCTGATTTTAGCGGTTGATTCAGTGATAAACGCCCGTAAAACTCACACAACTAATAACAACCAAGAGAGTTAA
- a CDS encoding sulfite exporter TauE/SafE family protein: MIFEIAFLFFAGFFGGVLNSIAGGGSFITFPALIFVGIPHIMASATNTFASCAGYISGTYAFRKELAEHKDELLRIIIISLLGGISGAWLLLKTPEELFKEAIPWLLLFATVLFIFGAQINSKLKTMAKSHQHASAIGVILLMVLLLAVSAYGGFFNAGLGIIVLSYLALAGHTNINTMNGLKLLISTTVSLIAIVLFIYNDVIAWYEGSIVLCGTLAGGYVAANVSRNLPQKQVRRFVIFASIATTLYFFFDSYMA, from the coding sequence ATGATCTTTGAAATAGCATTTCTGTTTTTTGCTGGTTTTTTTGGTGGTGTACTTAACTCGATTGCCGGCGGTGGTAGCTTTATTACCTTTCCGGCACTTATCTTTGTTGGTATTCCTCATATCATGGCCAGTGCAACCAATACTTTCGCTTCATGCGCGGGTTATATCAGTGGTACTTATGCTTTTCGAAAGGAACTTGCGGAACATAAAGATGAATTGCTACGGATCATTATTATCAGCTTACTCGGCGGTATTTCTGGAGCCTGGCTCTTGCTTAAAACCCCCGAAGAGCTGTTTAAAGAGGCTATTCCTTGGTTATTACTGTTTGCTACCGTGTTATTTATTTTTGGAGCTCAAATTAATAGCAAGCTAAAAACCATGGCGAAAAGTCATCAACATGCCTCTGCCATTGGTGTTATTTTATTAATGGTATTACTGTTAGCCGTATCGGCTTATGGTGGATTTTTCAATGCCGGCTTAGGCATTATAGTACTGAGCTATTTAGCATTAGCTGGCCACACTAATATCAACACCATGAATGGCTTAAAGCTATTAATATCAACAACTGTATCACTCATTGCTATCGTATTGTTTATTTATAATGACGTTATTGCTTGGTACGAAGGTTCGATTGTACTATGCGGCACACTAGCCGGAGGTTATGTTGCGGCAAATGTATCGCGCAACTTGCCACAAAAACAAGTGAGACGCTTTGTTATATTTGCCAGTATTGCGACTACGCTCTATTTCTTTTTTGACAGTTATATGGCTTAA
- a CDS encoding mechanosensitive ion channel family protein, giving the protein MNTEEVVDQVISMALLYGPKLIGAILVWIIGGWVINVIGRVVKSTLDKSGTDPSLKPFLTGIVNGLLKVMLVITVLGMLGIEMTSFIAIVGAVGLAIGMAMSGTLQNFAGGVMILVFKPFKVGDVIEAQGYVGSVSQIQIFNTIMKTPDNKTIIIPNGGLSTSSMINYSTEPKRRVDWTIGVAYGDDLDKAREVIKRLCDADSRILKEPEVFIAVSALADSSVNFAVRAWVSAPDYWGVYFDMNENVYKTFAREGLNIPFPQMDVHLHKDA; this is encoded by the coding sequence ATGAATACAGAAGAAGTTGTTGATCAAGTTATCAGTATGGCATTACTTTATGGACCGAAATTGATTGGTGCTATTTTGGTATGGATCATTGGTGGCTGGGTAATAAATGTCATCGGTCGAGTGGTAAAAAGTACTTTAGACAAAAGCGGCACTGATCCATCGTTAAAGCCTTTCTTAACAGGCATTGTCAACGGTCTGTTAAAAGTTATGTTGGTTATCACAGTACTAGGCATGTTAGGCATCGAAATGACCTCATTTATTGCCATTGTTGGTGCCGTTGGTTTAGCCATTGGTATGGCAATGTCAGGCACATTACAGAATTTTGCTGGCGGTGTGATGATCTTGGTTTTTAAACCGTTCAAAGTCGGTGACGTTATAGAAGCGCAGGGGTATGTTGGTAGTGTTTCTCAAATACAAATTTTCAATACCATTATGAAAACGCCTGATAATAAAACCATTATTATTCCAAATGGCGGATTATCAACATCATCAATGATCAATTATTCAACTGAGCCAAAAAGACGTGTTGATTGGACCATTGGTGTTGCTTACGGTGATGACTTAGACAAAGCACGCGAAGTTATTAAACGTTTATGTGATGCAGATAGCCGTATTTTAAAAGAGCCTGAAGTATTTATTGCTGTTTCTGCTTTAGCTGACAGTTCAGTGAACTTTGCTGTCAGAGCATGGGTAAGTGCGCCGGATTATTGGGGTGTTTACTTCGACATGAATGAGAACGTATATAAAACCTTCGCCAGAGAAGGCTTAAACATTCCTTTCCCACAAATGGATGTTCATTTACATAAAGACGCATAA
- a CDS encoding tRNA (adenine(22)-N(1))-methyltransferase TrmK: MQNIIQNNKPANKLGFKLSKRLQQIEAMITPQYDHIWDCCCDHGLLGFALLSGKISGQTSQQGSFQASSTVHFVDIVPELMAKVQHKLERFYPNSSWKTYCLDVAKLPLRQQGKHLVIIAGVGGDLMLQFISAIVEQHKQLNIDFLLCPVHHQFALRQQLIALDFSLKDEVLIEENQRFYEILLVSFLNEDKSENPAEELSETKSKINPVGDKIWQTTSSKQREIIDRYLHKTLSHYQRIQQGAQQNKVNDVQHIIDAYNAIAR, encoded by the coding sequence ATGCAGAACATTATCCAAAACAATAAGCCAGCCAACAAGCTCGGCTTTAAACTCAGTAAGCGCTTACAACAAATTGAAGCTATGATAACACCTCAATACGATCATATATGGGATTGTTGCTGTGATCATGGCCTACTTGGCTTTGCGCTTTTATCAGGTAAGATATCCGGCCAAACCTCGCAGCAAGGGTCATTTCAGGCCAGCAGCACAGTGCATTTTGTTGATATTGTTCCCGAACTTATGGCTAAAGTTCAGCACAAGCTGGAGCGTTTTTATCCAAACTCAAGTTGGAAAACTTATTGCTTAGATGTGGCAAAACTGCCCTTAAGGCAACAAGGTAAACATCTGGTGATCATTGCCGGTGTCGGCGGCGACTTAATGCTGCAGTTTATTAGCGCCATTGTTGAGCAGCATAAGCAGCTCAATATTGATTTTTTACTTTGCCCTGTCCATCACCAATTCGCCTTACGTCAGCAATTAATCGCGCTAGATTTTAGTTTGAAAGACGAAGTGCTAATCGAAGAAAATCAACGTTTCTATGAGATACTCTTAGTTTCATTCTTGAACGAAGACAAAAGTGAAAACCCAGCTGAAGAACTAAGCGAAACCAAAAGCAAAATTAACCCTGTTGGCGATAAAATTTGGCAAACAACATCAAGTAAGCAACGTGAAATAATCGATAGATATTTGCATAAAACCCTTAGCCATTACCAACGTATTCAACAAGGAGCTCAACAAAATAAGGTAAACGATGTACAGCACATAATTGATGCTTATAATGCTATTGCACGCTAA
- a CDS encoding 1-acyl-sn-glycerol-3-phosphate acyltransferase: MAKTSLTIREKTIFDGIFTKYILKFLFSLWFKVAGWKLCKNAPEGAGVAIAAPHTSNWDFFYALGAAIQQDVKIYFSIKDSICRVPILGTWLMYLGAIPIDRSEQGVGQVQQIKDFIDSQKLKRVFFLFTPEGTRGPVSKWKTGFYHVAQGCGLPIFLAKVDYLSKESGVFHTFKLTDNKADDIKAIQASYKTIRGKFPLHQYPPYAGSIPKLSEVEAKIIKTMYSCKGVATKMEITAKAKLDELSTTMLDFLIEKGMLEKVSSSANPNEPSYQLTFAGKGCFLHLSPSV; the protein is encoded by the coding sequence ATGGCAAAAACATCACTCACCATCCGTGAGAAAACCATCTTTGACGGTATTTTCACTAAATATATTTTAAAATTTCTTTTTAGCCTTTGGTTCAAGGTTGCCGGCTGGAAGCTGTGCAAAAATGCCCCTGAAGGTGCTGGAGTAGCGATTGCCGCACCGCATACTTCAAATTGGGATTTCTTTTATGCCCTGGGTGCTGCCATACAACAAGATGTTAAAATATACTTTTCTATTAAAGACAGTATCTGCCGAGTACCGATATTAGGTACATGGCTAATGTATCTTGGCGCGATTCCAATTGATCGTTCAGAGCAAGGTGTTGGCCAAGTTCAACAAATAAAAGACTTTATTGATAGCCAAAAATTAAAGCGGGTGTTTTTCTTATTTACCCCAGAAGGCACCCGTGGTCCAGTATCTAAATGGAAAACAGGTTTTTACCATGTGGCTCAAGGCTGTGGTTTACCAATATTTTTAGCTAAAGTAGATTACCTGAGCAAAGAATCTGGTGTTTTTCATACTTTCAAATTAACCGACAATAAAGCAGACGATATCAAAGCAATACAAGCGTCTTATAAAACTATTCGTGGTAAGTTTCCGCTGCATCAATACCCGCCATACGCAGGTAGCATCCCTAAATTATCTGAAGTAGAAGCTAAAATAATCAAGACCATGTACTCTTGCAAAGGTGTTGCCACTAAAATGGAAATCACCGCAAAAGCTAAGCTGGATGAGCTATCAACAACCATGTTGGACTTTTTAATTGAGAAAGGCATGCTTGAAAAAGTTTCGTCTAGCGCTAACCCTAACGAGCCTAGTTATCAGTTAACTTTTGCCGGTAAAGGTTGCTTCCTACATTTATCACCGAGTGTTTAA
- a CDS encoding type III PLP-dependent enzyme, with product MALSTQLKDFHIKVPAVAAAANQSECFAYTQPSNQEIEQLAAQYGAPLMVLDCEAIRRQYHALKNALPNVTLHFALKPLPLAAVVRTLLAEGASFDLATSGEIDLVAREGVPSERTIHTHPIKRDSDIRDALAYGCTVFVVDNINELEKFIAYKDQAEILVRLSFRNKDAFADLSKKFGCSPEMAIEIMTYAQQLGIRIKGLSFHVGSQSPNPTKYVEAINACAKIILQVNELGLPALSTLDIGGGFPVPYSTDVLPIDVFCTPINLALAQLPETMQILAEPGRFIVASCVTSVASIMGQAVREGKTWYYLDDGIYGSFSGLMFDEAAYPIDSAKQDFTRFESVLAGPTCDSIDVISESIMLPKLNNGDLIISRMMGAYTLATATDFNFFKRAEVVVLNEQIHHQELTG from the coding sequence ATGGCTTTATCTACGCAATTAAAAGATTTCCACATCAAAGTACCTGCAGTTGCGGCTGCAGCTAACCAAAGCGAATGCTTTGCTTATACGCAACCAAGCAATCAAGAAATTGAACAACTAGCAGCACAATACGGTGCGCCTTTAATGGTGCTTGACTGCGAAGCTATTCGTCGCCAATACCACGCACTTAAAAATGCACTACCAAACGTAACCCTACACTTTGCCTTAAAACCTCTGCCATTAGCCGCGGTTGTTCGCACATTATTAGCAGAAGGCGCAAGCTTTGATCTTGCCACCAGCGGCGAAATTGATTTAGTTGCCCGTGAAGGCGTACCAAGTGAGCGTACCATTCACACGCACCCTATTAAACGCGATAGCGATATCCGTGATGCACTAGCTTATGGTTGTACTGTATTTGTGGTGGATAACATCAACGAACTAGAAAAATTTATTGCTTACAAAGATCAAGCTGAAATTTTAGTACGTTTAAGTTTCCGCAATAAAGATGCATTTGCTGATTTATCTAAAAAGTTTGGTTGTAGCCCTGAAATGGCCATTGAAATCATGACCTACGCACAACAGCTAGGTATTAGAATCAAAGGCTTATCGTTTCATGTTGGCTCGCAATCGCCAAACCCAACTAAATACGTAGAGGCAATAAATGCCTGTGCAAAAATAATTTTACAAGTAAATGAACTCGGTTTACCTGCATTGAGCACATTAGATATCGGTGGTGGTTTTCCGGTGCCTTACAGCACTGACGTATTACCAATTGATGTGTTTTGCACGCCAATTAACCTCGCCCTTGCTCAATTACCAGAAACCATGCAAATACTTGCTGAGCCGGGTCGATTTATTGTGGCAAGTTGTGTAACCAGTGTGGCGTCTATTATGGGTCAAGCTGTGCGTGAAGGTAAAACATGGTACTACTTAGATGACGGTATTTACGGCTCGTTCAGCGGTTTAATGTTTGATGAAGCGGCATACCCAATCGACAGTGCAAAACAAGATTTTACGCGTTTTGAATCCGTACTTGCAGGCCCAACATGCGACAGTATTGATGTAATTAGCGAATCGATCATGCTACCTAAACTTAACAATGGCGATTTAATTATTAGCCGTATGATGGGTGCTTATACGCTAGCGACAGCTACCGACTTTAACTTTTTCAAACGCGCAGAAGTCGTGGTATTAAATGAGCAAATACACCACCAAGAATTAACCGGCTAA
- a CDS encoding DEAD/DEAH box helicase — MRILEKDYQVNSVRKAIAAGANSIIALPTGGGKSICILKLCQAMPDKKVVVSLRNAALVPQLLHTLTVNGLSVSVVKSGYNYVAGGDVTLVMEQSFNRRRHLNIVCDVLLRDEYHVGCMGGVYINMREELSPDLIIGLTATPIDRLGVYIDPSMQLIEETTTRQLIEIGELAKPVYKVPSLSQEIDYSAVKMYRGDFSVSGLDLILLEHCSLVAQQTLNDALSQGRKVMLFANSIKHVEALSDAFDSLGVKHERVHSKRSISDNDESIRRYKSNEVRLIINMSMLTIGFDDPTTDCVVLARPTKILRLYLQIIGRCLRASKGKTDALILDLAQCISTHGFAEDHRDFTRKTAKSAAIMSERLSVTNIAQFVDGEFTFDDSIERKVIKRKPARKRNKSRPKLAFSKALIDKAPSKRAEALLRLNPKMEKLVSTIELVNSVYDQQNESYKMLDEEGMVKLVALIGFAYSDALVDSSTNLVEALHDKNQSIKGLLPKISTLITTLTKQDLLSKV, encoded by the coding sequence ATGCGGATATTAGAAAAAGATTATCAAGTTAACAGTGTCCGTAAGGCTATCGCAGCAGGGGCTAACTCCATTATCGCATTACCTACGGGGGGCGGTAAGAGCATTTGTATACTTAAATTATGTCAAGCAATGCCCGACAAGAAAGTTGTGGTGAGCCTGCGTAATGCTGCCTTAGTACCTCAATTATTACATACGCTTACGGTAAACGGCTTATCAGTAAGTGTGGTTAAATCGGGCTATAACTATGTTGCTGGTGGTGATGTCACTTTAGTGATGGAACAATCATTTAACCGACGAAGACACCTCAACATCGTTTGTGATGTACTGCTACGTGATGAGTATCATGTCGGTTGTATGGGCGGTGTTTATATTAATATGCGTGAAGAGCTATCGCCTGATTTAATTATCGGTCTGACTGCCACACCGATTGATCGATTAGGCGTTTATATTGATCCGTCCATGCAGTTGATTGAAGAAACAACAACTCGGCAGTTAATTGAAATCGGAGAATTAGCCAAACCGGTTTACAAAGTACCAAGCTTATCGCAAGAAATAGACTACAGCGCTGTGAAAATGTACCGCGGTGATTTTAGTGTTTCTGGCTTAGACCTAATATTGCTTGAGCATTGTTCTCTTGTTGCCCAACAAACACTTAATGATGCGCTGTCCCAAGGGCGAAAAGTTATGTTGTTTGCTAACTCTATCAAGCATGTTGAAGCACTTTCTGACGCTTTTGATTCGCTCGGTGTTAAGCATGAGCGGGTACATTCTAAACGTTCTATTAGTGATAACGATGAAAGTATTCGCCGTTATAAATCGAATGAGGTGCGCTTGATCATTAATATGTCTATGTTGACCATAGGCTTTGATGATCCGACAACTGACTGCGTAGTGTTAGCTCGACCAACAAAAATATTAAGGTTATATTTACAAATTATTGGTCGGTGTTTACGAGCTTCAAAAGGTAAAACTGATGCTTTAATACTCGATTTAGCACAATGTATTTCTACTCATGGTTTTGCTGAAGATCATCGTGACTTTACGCGTAAAACAGCTAAATCTGCAGCCATAATGTCTGAACGTTTAAGTGTAACTAATATCGCTCAGTTTGTTGATGGCGAATTCACCTTTGATGATTCGATAGAGCGTAAGGTTATCAAAAGAAAACCAGCGCGTAAGCGTAATAAATCTCGGCCTAAATTAGCCTTCAGTAAAGCACTTATTGATAAAGCACCCAGTAAAAGGGCTGAAGCGCTACTTAGACTTAACCCTAAAATGGAAAAGCTGGTCAGTACTATTGAGTTAGTTAACAGCGTTTATGATCAACAAAATGAAAGTTATAAGATGCTTGATGAAGAAGGTATGGTTAAGTTAGTTGCTTTGATCGGCTTTGCTTACAGTGATGCTTTAGTTGATAGTAGTACCAACTTAGTTGAGGCACTACATGATAAAAATCAATCCATCAAAGGCTTACTACCTAAAATTAGCACTTTGATCACGACTCTGACAAAGCAAGACTTACTCAGTAAGGTTTAG
- a CDS encoding VF530 family protein, translating into MNKGNEPLHGVKLEQILTELEKEVGWDKMGELLNIRCFLNKPRLKSSLKFLRTTPWARSRVEILYLKTFCSKDKGTGSAIRGILAQKTAVAEKTSSKPAPFVWPT; encoded by the coding sequence ATGAATAAAGGTAATGAGCCGCTACACGGCGTGAAACTTGAACAAATTCTAACTGAACTTGAGAAGGAAGTTGGTTGGGATAAGATGGGTGAGTTACTGAATATTCGTTGTTTCCTCAATAAACCGCGCCTTAAATCAAGTTTGAAATTTCTTCGTACAACCCCTTGGGCACGCAGTAGAGTTGAAATTTTGTACCTGAAAACCTTTTGTAGTAAAGATAAAGGCACAGGGAGTGCAATCAGAGGGATACTTGCTCAAAAAACAGCAGTAGCAGAAAAGACCTCCAGCAAGCCTGCTCCCTTTGTTTGGCCAACGTAG
- a CDS encoding MBL fold metallo-hydrolase gives MPKSLIKLLTAALLIIGFSAQALEIEDLGDGLYRFIDDRHRSVFLITPQGAIVTDPLNKKAATWLNEQIKTRFNVPVKYVIYSHNHSDHIYGAEAFKSPHTTFVAHTLSAQDIKNTQMKTVTPDLTFDDELVLTLGDSSVKLNYHGPNDGRGSVSMLFEKQKTLFVVDWILIGRMPWQKLWSYDIQGMINSTKAVLNYDFDTFVGGHADIGNKADVKHYLSYIEQLYSQVTAGALAGKTLDEIKQNIQLDEFKDFRQYEAWLPLNIEGVYERLMEESGMGWRSDL, from the coding sequence ATGCCAAAATCATTGATAAAACTATTAACTGCAGCCTTACTGATAATAGGTTTCAGCGCACAAGCACTTGAAATTGAAGATTTAGGTGATGGTTTGTACCGTTTTATTGACGACAGACATCGCTCAGTATTTTTGATCACCCCACAAGGCGCCATTGTTACCGACCCACTGAATAAAAAAGCTGCCACTTGGCTGAACGAACAAATTAAAACCCGTTTTAACGTTCCCGTTAAGTATGTCATCTATAGTCATAATCACAGTGACCATATTTATGGCGCAGAAGCATTTAAAAGCCCGCATACCACTTTTGTTGCCCACACACTCAGTGCGCAAGATATTAAAAACACGCAAATGAAAACTGTAACACCTGACCTCACTTTCGATGACGAGTTAGTGCTAACCCTAGGAGACTCAAGCGTTAAACTTAATTACCATGGCCCCAATGACGGTCGTGGCTCAGTCAGTATGTTGTTTGAAAAGCAAAAAACCTTATTTGTCGTTGATTGGATATTAATCGGTAGAATGCCATGGCAAAAGCTATGGAGTTACGATATTCAAGGCATGATCAACTCAACAAAAGCGGTGCTCAATTATGACTTTGATACCTTTGTTGGTGGTCACGCTGATATAGGAAATAAAGCCGATGTAAAACATTATTTAAGTTACATAGAGCAATTATACAGCCAAGTAACTGCAGGTGCTTTAGCCGGTAAAACACTTGATGAAATAAAACAAAACATTCAGCTAGATGAATTTAAAGACTTCAGACAATATGAAGCTTGGTTACCGCTCAATATTGAAGGCGTATACGAACGGTTAATGGAAGAGTCAGGCATGGGATGGCGCAGTGATTTATAA
- a CDS encoding flagellar brake protein, with translation MTVLTQQVPAVSYGFDLQPGKVLDIEINHPVKVRIKVPLIGYEIGKYIILKYPVSSRISDYQDVLVEGNVVIARYILEGERGECYAFRSTIKHITKYPENFIILHYPEKIESRQLRLQQRITTHLPASIMVDIEVGDGKGVRLNGIIADISIQGCGFAFKADNTKIMVNKRDVFVCIHHPSTGDVKIPAQVCNSRNEQGKVSVGIKFFDDDEQVKNLLEHLFIDQNML, from the coding sequence ATGACTGTATTAACTCAACAAGTACCCGCAGTATCATATGGTTTTGACCTTCAACCCGGTAAAGTGCTTGATATAGAAATTAATCATCCTGTTAAAGTTCGTATTAAAGTGCCGCTGATCGGTTATGAAATCGGTAAGTATATTATTTTAAAATATCCCGTCTCATCGCGAATAAGTGATTATCAAGATGTATTGGTTGAAGGTAACGTTGTTATTGCTCGCTATATTTTAGAAGGCGAGCGCGGCGAGTGTTATGCTTTTCGTTCGACCATAAAGCATATAACAAAATACCCTGAAAACTTTATTATATTGCATTACCCTGAAAAAATTGAAAGTCGACAATTGCGATTACAGCAACGAATCACGACACATTTACCAGCCAGCATTATGGTAGACATAGAAGTTGGTGATGGAAAAGGTGTTCGTTTAAATGGTATTATTGCTGACATATCAATACAAGGTTGTGGTTTTGCTTTTAAAGCTGATAACACCAAAATAATGGTTAACAAGCGTGATGTTTTTGTTTGTATTCACCACCCAAGTACCGGTGATGTGAAAATACCTGCTCAAGTTTGTAATAGCCGTAATGAACAAGGAAAAGTAAGTGTTGGCATTAAGTTTTTTGATGATGATGAACAAGTGAAAAATTTACTTGAACATTTATTTATTGATCAGAATATGCTGTAA
- a CDS encoding PQQ-dependent sugar dehydrogenase, whose amino-acid sequence MSSLAFKYCQYLLLFLFSFNLCAESGGQQSYSGTAGATLFAEEFATFDSPWAMSFLPDGKLIVTEKAGKLFLVDLKKRSKQTIQGVPEVVYGGQGGLGDVIVHPQFKINNWLYLSYVEAGRSGKRGAVVIRAKLKINASTPTLENIEFIWRQFPKVSGYGHYSHRMAFSPNGQLFITSGDRQKQIPAQDWQQNLGKVIRVNADGSVPKDNPFQLKGELAKTFWSLGHRNMLGMAFDQQGRLWTHEMGPRDGDELNLTIAGHNYGWPIVSEGEHYSGVAIPAHNTRAEFHAPAAFWLPTIAPSGLIIYHGAMFAQWQGNAFIGGLKSQALLRINIIGDSAAEAERFAMDKRIREVEQGPDGALWILEDGSGARLLKLTPDK is encoded by the coding sequence ATGTCGTCACTCGCTTTTAAATATTGTCAGTACCTGTTGTTATTCTTGTTCTCGTTTAATCTTTGTGCTGAATCTGGCGGTCAGCAGAGTTATAGCGGTACTGCTGGGGCTACCTTGTTTGCTGAAGAATTTGCTACTTTCGATTCTCCTTGGGCGATGTCTTTTTTGCCTGATGGCAAACTTATTGTTACTGAAAAAGCAGGGAAGTTGTTTTTAGTTGATTTGAAAAAACGCTCTAAGCAAACAATACAAGGCGTACCTGAAGTTGTATACGGTGGGCAAGGTGGCTTAGGCGATGTTATTGTGCATCCGCAATTTAAGATAAATAATTGGCTTTATTTATCTTATGTAGAAGCAGGTAGGTCAGGAAAAAGAGGCGCCGTTGTGATCCGCGCAAAGTTAAAAATAAACGCTTCAACGCCGACGCTTGAAAATATTGAATTTATTTGGCGTCAATTTCCCAAAGTATCAGGTTATGGGCATTACTCACACCGCATGGCATTTAGTCCTAACGGGCAACTATTTATAACTTCTGGCGATAGACAAAAGCAAATACCGGCGCAAGACTGGCAGCAAAACTTAGGAAAGGTAATTCGAGTAAATGCCGATGGCTCTGTACCTAAAGATAATCCCTTTCAACTTAAAGGGGAGCTGGCAAAAACGTTCTGGTCGTTAGGGCACCGAAATATGCTGGGTATGGCTTTTGATCAGCAAGGGCGTTTGTGGACCCATGAAATGGGTCCTAGAGATGGCGATGAATTAAACTTGACTATCGCTGGCCATAACTATGGTTGGCCAATTGTTTCTGAGGGCGAACACTACTCAGGTGTTGCTATTCCGGCGCATAACACCCGTGCAGAATTTCATGCACCAGCCGCTTTTTGGCTACCAACAATTGCCCCGTCCGGTTTGATTATTTATCACGGCGCTATGTTTGCCCAATGGCAGGGTAATGCTTTTATCGGAGGCCTTAAGTCTCAGGCACTTTTACGCATAAACATAATCGGTGATAGCGCAGCAGAAGCGGAAAGGTTTGCTATGGATAAACGTATACGAGAAGTTGAACAAGGCCCTGATGGGGCGTTATGGATTTTAGAAGACGGCTCAGGTGCCAGGCTTTTAAAGCTAACTCCAGATAAGTAA